In Pseudonocardia sp. C8, one genomic interval encodes:
- a CDS encoding cobalt-precorrin-6A reductase, which yields MSDPRTVLVLGGTTEGRAAAAALSGVDGVRVVSSLAGAVRSPRLPDGEVRIGGFGGADGLAAHLRAERVAGVLDATHPFAARMTANAAAACTAAGVPLVVLRRPGWTAGPGDRWHRAASVGEAAAALPALLPGRDGRVLLTTGRGGLASFAPVDAAFWIRAVDPPEPPLPRRHTLLLDRGPFHLDAERALFAEIRPDVLVTKDSGGAATAPKLAVAREREVPVVVVDRPPLPAGVAHAADVDGAVAALLGRLLR from the coding sequence GTGAGCGATCCGCGCACGGTGCTCGTACTCGGCGGCACCACCGAGGGACGGGCCGCGGCCGCCGCGCTGTCCGGCGTCGACGGTGTGCGGGTGGTGTCGTCGCTGGCCGGGGCGGTGCGCAGCCCGCGGCTGCCCGACGGTGAGGTCCGCATCGGCGGGTTCGGCGGCGCCGACGGCCTCGCCGCGCACCTCCGCGCGGAACGGGTGGCCGGGGTGCTCGACGCCACGCACCCGTTCGCGGCCCGGATGACGGCCAACGCCGCGGCCGCGTGCACCGCCGCCGGCGTGCCCCTGGTCGTGCTGCGCCGTCCCGGGTGGACGGCCGGGCCGGGGGACCGCTGGCACCGCGCCGCCTCGGTCGGGGAGGCCGCCGCCGCACTGCCCGCGCTGCTGCCCGGCCGCGACGGGCGGGTGCTGCTCACGACCGGCCGGGGCGGGCTCGCGTCGTTTGCGCCGGTCGACGCCGCGTTCTGGATCCGCGCCGTCGACCCGCCGGAGCCGCCGCTGCCCCGGCGGCACACCCTCCTGCTGGACCGCGGCCCGTTCCACCTCGACGCCGAGCGGGCCCTGTTCGCGGAGATCCGGCCGGACGTGCTGGTCACCAAGGACTCGGGCGGGGCGGCGACGGCACCGAAGCTGGCGGTGGCCCGCGAGCGCGAGGTGCCGGTCGTCGTGGTGGACCGGCCGCCGCTGCCGGCGGGGGTCGCCCACGCGGCCGACGTGGACGGCGCGGTGGCCGCGTTGCTCGGCCGGCTCCTCCGATAG
- a CDS encoding haloacid dehalogenase type II produces MAITTVVFDVNETLSDLTPLHRRFGEIGAPDWSGPYWFATTLREGIALAAGGELRPFAEIGRETAAQLLRRLGVRWADARARELLEAFLELPVHPDVHDGVAALRAAGLRLVTLSNGATAVAEKLLSDHGLRGQFDAVLSVEDAGLWKPARAPYEYALRTCGVAASEAVMVAVHPWDLHGAGRVGMATAWLDRAGETWPGHLDPPTHTVRALPELAPRLA; encoded by the coding sequence ATGGCGATCACGACCGTGGTGTTCGACGTCAACGAGACCCTCTCCGACCTCACGCCGCTGCACCGGCGGTTCGGCGAGATCGGCGCGCCCGACTGGTCCGGGCCCTACTGGTTCGCGACCACCCTGCGCGAGGGCATCGCGCTGGCCGCGGGCGGCGAGCTGCGGCCCTTCGCCGAGATCGGCCGGGAGACGGCGGCGCAGCTGCTGCGCCGGCTCGGCGTGCGCTGGGCCGACGCCCGCGCCCGCGAGCTGCTGGAGGCGTTCCTGGAACTTCCGGTCCACCCCGACGTCCACGACGGCGTCGCCGCCCTGCGCGCCGCCGGGCTGCGGCTGGTGACGCTGTCCAACGGCGCCACGGCGGTGGCGGAGAAGCTGCTCTCCGACCACGGGCTGCGCGGGCAGTTCGACGCGGTCCTGTCCGTGGAGGACGCCGGTCTCTGGAAGCCGGCCCGGGCCCCCTACGAGTACGCGCTGCGGACCTGCGGGGTCGCCGCGTCCGAGGCGGTCATGGTCGCGGTGCACCCGTGGGACCTGCACGGCGCCGGCCGGGTCGGGATGGCGACCGCGTGGCTGGACCGGGCGGGCGAGACCTGGCCGGGCCACCTGGACCCGCCGACCCACACCGTGCGGGCGCTGCCGGAGCTGGCGCCGCGGCTGGCCTGA
- a CDS encoding choline dehydrogenase, with amino-acid sequence MARYDVVIVGGGSAGAVLANRLSADPARRVLVLEAGRPDHRWDPVIRMPAALSRAWGNPRYDWCYTTEPEAGLAGRRLAVPRGKVLGGSSSINGMVYQRGHPGDYDRWATGAGLAGWSSAHCLPYFRRLERRLSEHRIAFDADGHGPQILERAPAGGLLNDAFLIAARQAGHAVVDNVNGPVQEGFSRTERTIFRGRRYSATDAYLHPVSTSRPNLQVRTGAAVRELLFDARGRRVTGVRFRAADGSTHDVDAGETILCAGAIATPQLLQVSGIGDPAHLATLGVEVRAALGGVGENLQDHLAIHLQHSCLQPVSLSTHRRVHRLPGAAARWVVSGTGIGASNHFEIGGFATTSLGAGIPDVMMLFAPVAMRFAPDVRPTGHGFELHVSVMAGDARGTVRAVSRDTAVPPALRMNYLATADDRQRWVEAVAIARDVLAQPAFAGLGGGETFPGPRVRAPEQVLDWVARRAQNGLHPTSTARMGTGEGAVVDPATMRVHGVGGLRVVDASVFPDVPNANTYGPVVMVAERAADLVLGNTPLPPDPPITAAPPDRAGAAELVRH; translated from the coding sequence ATGGCGCGCTACGACGTCGTCATCGTCGGTGGCGGCTCGGCCGGCGCTGTGCTGGCGAACCGGCTCAGTGCCGATCCGGCCCGCCGCGTGCTCGTGCTGGAGGCCGGCCGGCCGGACCACCGCTGGGACCCGGTGATCCGGATGCCGGCCGCGTTGTCCCGGGCCTGGGGCAACCCGCGTTACGACTGGTGCTACACCACCGAGCCTGAGGCGGGCCTGGCCGGCCGACGGCTCGCCGTCCCGCGAGGGAAGGTGCTCGGCGGCAGCAGCAGCATCAACGGCATGGTCTACCAGCGCGGCCACCCCGGCGACTACGACCGGTGGGCCACCGGCGCGGGGCTGGCCGGCTGGAGCTCCGCGCACTGCCTGCCCTACTTCCGGCGCCTGGAACGGCGACTCTCCGAGCACCGCATCGCGTTCGACGCCGACGGCCACGGCCCCCAGATCCTCGAGCGGGCCCCGGCCGGCGGGCTGCTGAACGACGCCTTCCTCATCGCGGCCCGCCAGGCCGGGCACGCCGTGGTGGACAACGTCAACGGGCCGGTGCAGGAGGGTTTCTCCCGCACCGAGCGGACGATCTTCCGCGGCCGTCGGTACTCGGCCACCGACGCCTACCTGCATCCGGTGTCGACGTCCCGGCCGAACCTGCAGGTCCGGACCGGGGCCGCCGTGCGGGAGCTGTTGTTCGACGCCCGGGGCAGGCGGGTGACCGGGGTCCGGTTCCGCGCCGCGGACGGATCCACACACGACGTCGACGCGGGCGAGACGATCCTCTGCGCCGGTGCGATCGCCACCCCGCAGCTGCTGCAGGTGTCCGGGATCGGCGATCCGGCACACCTGGCCACGCTCGGGGTCGAGGTCCGCGCCGCGCTCGGCGGGGTCGGGGAGAACCTGCAGGACCATCTCGCGATCCACCTGCAGCACTCCTGCCTGCAGCCGGTCTCGCTGTCCACGCACCGACGCGTCCACCGACTGCCCGGTGCCGCCGCCCGGTGGGTCGTCTCGGGCACCGGCATCGGGGCGAGCAACCACTTCGAGATCGGCGGGTTCGCCACGACCTCGCTCGGCGCCGGGATCCCGGACGTCATGATGCTCTTCGCCCCGGTGGCGATGCGGTTCGCGCCGGACGTGCGGCCGACCGGGCACGGGTTCGAGCTGCACGTGAGCGTGATGGCCGGCGACGCCCGCGGCACCGTGCGGGCCGTCTCACGCGACACCGCCGTCCCGCCGGCGCTGCGGATGAACTACCTGGCCACCGCGGACGACCGCCAGCGCTGGGTGGAGGCGGTCGCCATCGCGCGGGACGTCCTCGCCCAGCCTGCGTTCGCCGGGCTGGGCGGGGGCGAGACCTTCCCGGGACCGCGGGTCCGTGCCCCGGAGCAGGTGCTCGACTGGGTCGCCCGCAGGGCCCAGAACGGCCTCCACCCGACGAGCACCGCGCGGATGGGCACCGGCGAGGGCGCCGTCGTGGATCCGGCGACGATGCGGGTGCACGGTGTCGGCGGGCTCCGCGTGGTCGACGCCTCGGTGTTCCCGGACGTGCCGAACGCCAACACCTACGGGCCGGTCGTGATGGTGGCCGAGCGGGCGGCCGACCTCGTCCTCGGGAACACACCGCTGCCGCCGGACCCGCCGATCACCGCGGCACCGCCCGACCGGGCGGGTGCGGCCGAACTCGTCCGGCACTGA
- a CDS encoding precorrin-2 C(20)-methyltransferase codes for MSPDVRPPAEGPDGTGTLYGVGLGPGDPELTTIKAARLIRDADVVAYHSARHGRSIARRIAEPHLSGTAIEEALVYPVTTEVTDHPGGYQGAIDEFYAEAAARLAAHLDAGRDVVLLAEGDPLFYGSYMHMHKRLAGRYRTEVVPGVTSVSGAAAALRQPLVERDEVLTVLPGTLPRDELARRLAGTDAAAVLKLGRTFGTVRDALADAGKLDRARYVERATTADQRTGELAGVDPGEVPYFAVALVPGEVAASVPDGAGPAPAPGPGEVVVVGTGPAGRDWLTPQVAAALAEADDLVGYGPYLDRVPANPRQARHPSDNRVEAERAAHALDLAASGRRVAVVSAGDPGIFAMAAAVLEVAAGPKYRDVPVRVLPGLSAAQAVAAAVGAPLGHDHAMISLSDRLKPWDVVAGRLRAAASADLAIAIYNPRSKARPWQVGAARDVLLEHRSPDTPVVLGRDVGGPGQRVTVTTLGALDPELVDMRTLVIVGSSTTRVVERSGEPVVFTPRHYGPGRTTTG; via the coding sequence GTGAGCCCCGACGTACGACCTCCGGCGGAGGGGCCGGACGGCACCGGCACCCTGTACGGCGTCGGGCTCGGCCCCGGCGACCCCGAGCTGACCACGATCAAGGCGGCCCGGCTGATCCGCGACGCCGACGTCGTCGCCTACCACTCCGCCCGGCACGGCCGCTCGATCGCCCGCCGGATCGCCGAGCCGCACCTGTCCGGCACCGCGATCGAGGAGGCGCTGGTCTACCCGGTCACCACCGAGGTCACCGATCATCCGGGTGGCTACCAGGGCGCGATCGACGAGTTCTACGCCGAGGCGGCCGCCCGGCTCGCCGCGCACCTGGACGCGGGCCGGGACGTCGTCCTGCTCGCCGAGGGCGACCCGCTCTTCTACGGCTCCTACATGCACATGCACAAGCGGCTCGCGGGGCGCTACCGCACCGAGGTCGTCCCGGGGGTCACGTCGGTCAGCGGGGCCGCGGCCGCGCTCCGGCAGCCCCTCGTGGAGCGCGACGAGGTGCTCACCGTGCTGCCCGGCACGCTCCCCCGCGACGAGCTGGCCCGCCGGCTCGCCGGCACCGACGCGGCCGCCGTGCTCAAGCTGGGCCGGACGTTCGGCACCGTCCGCGACGCCCTCGCCGACGCCGGCAAGCTGGACCGGGCCCGCTACGTCGAGCGGGCCACGACGGCCGACCAGCGCACCGGCGAGCTGGCCGGCGTGGACCCGGGCGAGGTCCCGTACTTCGCGGTCGCGCTGGTCCCCGGCGAGGTCGCCGCCTCCGTCCCGGACGGGGCCGGCCCGGCCCCCGCCCCGGGGCCGGGCGAGGTGGTCGTGGTCGGGACCGGTCCGGCCGGGCGGGACTGGCTGACCCCGCAGGTCGCCGCGGCGCTGGCCGAGGCCGACGACCTCGTCGGGTACGGCCCGTACCTGGACCGGGTGCCGGCGAACCCGCGCCAGGCCCGGCACCCGTCGGACAACCGGGTGGAGGCCGAGCGGGCGGCGCACGCGCTGGACCTGGCCGCGTCCGGGCGGCGGGTCGCGGTCGTCTCGGCCGGTGACCCGGGGATCTTCGCGATGGCCGCCGCCGTGCTGGAGGTGGCGGCCGGGCCGAAGTACCGCGACGTGCCGGTACGGGTGCTGCCCGGGCTGTCCGCGGCCCAGGCGGTCGCCGCCGCGGTCGGCGCCCCGCTGGGTCACGACCACGCGATGATCTCGCTGTCCGACCGGCTGAAGCCCTGGGACGTCGTCGCCGGCCGGCTGCGGGCGGCCGCGTCCGCCGACCTCGCGATCGCGATCTACAACCCGCGGTCGAAGGCCCGGCCGTGGCAGGTGGGTGCGGCCCGCGACGTGCTGCTGGAGCACCGTTCCCCGGACACGCCGGTCGTGCTGGGCCGCGACGTCGGCGGCCCCGGTCAGCGGGTCACCGTCACCACGCTCGGCGCGCTGGATCCGGAGCTGGTCGACATGCGCACGCTGGTGATCGTCGGGTCGTCGACCACCCGGGTCGTGGAGCGGAGCGGCGAGCCGGTCGTCTTCACGCCACGCCACTACGGGCCGGGCAGGACGACGACCGGCTGA
- a CDS encoding ABC transporter substrate-binding protein translates to MLSRARPFVLLVALLLALSGCAAGETAPQQPGGPPIRVALDWTPNTNHIGLFAAQQAGYFREAGLNVEFLPYNATSPDTLVASGAADFGISFQDSFTFSKAAGADITSVMAILQHWATEIAVKADRHDIRSPRDLDGKVYAGFGGPGEIPKMQAVIKADGGRGEFRTEVLNTAAYEALYAGQADFTEPFVNVEGIEAQLRGEPVKTFRYTDYGFPDAYNVLLIANSTVLKNDPDRSRAFVQAVQRGYRLAADDPATAARMLKEANPGAFTSDELVDRGAAMLAGSFLRDPQGRVGHQTPEQWARFSGFLYDTGTVAGPDGKPVRQKPDFTTWFTNDLLAP, encoded by the coding sequence GTGCTGTCACGTGCCCGTCCGTTCGTCCTGCTCGTCGCGCTGCTGCTGGCGCTGTCCGGCTGCGCGGCCGGCGAGACCGCGCCGCAGCAGCCCGGCGGGCCGCCGATCCGGGTCGCGCTGGACTGGACGCCCAACACCAACCACATCGGCCTGTTCGCCGCCCAGCAGGCCGGGTACTTCCGCGAGGCCGGGCTGAACGTCGAGTTCCTGCCCTACAACGCGACCTCGCCGGACACCCTGGTCGCCAGCGGGGCCGCCGACTTCGGGATCAGCTTCCAGGACTCGTTCACGTTCTCGAAGGCCGCAGGCGCCGACATCACCTCGGTGATGGCGATCCTGCAGCACTGGGCCACCGAGATCGCGGTGAAGGCCGACCGGCACGACATCCGGAGCCCGCGCGATCTGGACGGCAAGGTGTACGCCGGGTTCGGCGGTCCGGGGGAGATCCCGAAGATGCAGGCCGTGATCAAGGCCGACGGCGGCCGCGGAGAGTTCCGCACCGAGGTGCTCAACACCGCGGCCTACGAGGCGCTCTACGCCGGCCAGGCCGACTTCACCGAGCCGTTCGTCAACGTCGAGGGCATCGAGGCGCAGCTGCGTGGCGAACCGGTCAAGACCTTCCGCTACACCGACTACGGCTTCCCGGACGCCTACAACGTCCTGCTGATCGCCAACTCCACCGTGCTGAAGAACGACCCCGACCGGTCGCGCGCGTTCGTCCAGGCCGTGCAGCGCGGCTACCGGCTCGCCGCCGACGACCCGGCCACGGCCGCCCGGATGCTCAAGGAGGCCAACCCGGGCGCGTTCACCTCCGACGAGCTCGTCGACCGCGGCGCCGCGATGCTCGCCGGGAGCTTCCTGCGCGACCCGCAGGGCAGGGTCGGGCACCAGACCCCCGAGCAGTGGGCCCGGTTCTCCGGATTCCTCTACGACACCGGCACGGTCGCCGGCCCGGACGGGAAACCGGTCCGGCAGAAGCCCGACTTCACGACGTGGTTCACCAACGACCTGCTCGCGCCATGA
- a CDS encoding ABC transporter permease, giving the protein MTRRLAPAALLVAALLVAWQLAVTLTGVRPQVLPSPLRVVEQGWAFRSALWANTLPTIQVTAIGFTVSLAVAWAIAVAVDFSPWLRRALTPLLVASQTLPVVAIAPLLILWFGFGLLPKVLVIALVTFFPVAVGLIEGFAATDRSATALLRSMGASRWQRFRYVRLPGALPSFFTALRIAITYAVTGAIFAEYVGARAGLGIFMQLQKNQFRTDLVLAAVGVTAVLSVALFGLTYLVQRLVTPWYRGDHR; this is encoded by the coding sequence ATGACCCGCCGCCTCGCCCCCGCCGCCCTGCTCGTCGCCGCGCTGCTGGTCGCCTGGCAGCTCGCGGTGACGCTGACCGGTGTCCGGCCGCAGGTGCTGCCGTCGCCGTTGCGGGTCGTCGAGCAGGGCTGGGCGTTCCGGTCCGCGTTGTGGGCGAACACGCTGCCCACGATCCAGGTGACGGCGATCGGCTTCACCGTGTCGCTGGCCGTGGCCTGGGCGATCGCGGTCGCGGTCGACTTCTCGCCGTGGCTGCGCCGCGCCCTGACCCCGCTGCTGGTGGCCTCGCAGACCCTGCCGGTGGTGGCGATCGCCCCGCTGCTCATCCTCTGGTTCGGCTTCGGGCTGCTGCCGAAGGTCCTCGTGATCGCGCTGGTGACGTTCTTCCCGGTCGCCGTCGGGCTGATCGAGGGGTTCGCCGCGACCGACCGGTCGGCGACCGCCCTGCTGCGCTCGATGGGCGCGAGCCGCTGGCAGCGGTTCCGCTACGTGCGGCTGCCGGGCGCGCTGCCGTCGTTCTTCACCGCGCTGCGGATCGCGATCACCTACGCGGTCACCGGGGCGATCTTCGCCGAGTACGTCGGCGCCCGCGCCGGGCTGGGGATCTTCATGCAGCTGCAGAAGAACCAGTTCCGCACCGACCTGGTGCTGGCCGCGGTCGGGGTGACCGCGGTGCTCTCGGTGGCCCTGTTCGGGCTCACCTACCTGGTGCAACGCCTGGTCACGCCCTGGTACCGGGGTGATCACCGGTGA
- a CDS encoding HAD-IA family hydrolase: protein MAVLDAVLFDMDGTLISSDAAVARAWASWAREFGVPESALAAVAHGVPSDGTIRVLRPDLDGAALDAAAARQLELQYDDLDDVRALPGAHALLAGLDAARIPWAVVTSADRRLARARLGAAGIDAPVLVARDDVARGKPDPESYLAGAAALGVEPGACLVVEDAEAGLAAGRAAGARTAALRGLDGDLRPSDLHDLAGMLGIAVAAGR from the coding sequence GTGGCGGTGCTCGACGCGGTGCTCTTCGACATGGACGGCACGTTGATCTCCTCCGACGCGGCCGTGGCCCGCGCCTGGGCGAGCTGGGCCCGGGAGTTCGGCGTGCCGGAGTCCGCGCTGGCGGCGGTGGCCCACGGTGTCCCGTCGGACGGCACGATCCGGGTGCTGCGGCCCGACCTGGACGGTGCCGCGCTCGACGCCGCCGCGGCCCGGCAGCTGGAGCTGCAGTACGACGACCTCGACGACGTCCGCGCCCTGCCCGGCGCGCACGCCCTGCTCGCCGGCCTCGACGCCGCCCGGATCCCGTGGGCCGTCGTGACCAGCGCGGACCGCCGGCTCGCCCGGGCCCGGCTCGGCGCGGCCGGGATCGACGCGCCCGTCCTCGTCGCGCGGGACGACGTCGCCCGCGGCAAGCCCGACCCGGAGAGCTACCTCGCCGGGGCCGCCGCCCTCGGGGTGGAGCCGGGCGCCTGCCTGGTCGTCGAGGACGCCGAGGCCGGGCTCGCCGCCGGGCGCGCGGCCGGGGCCCGGACCGCGGCGCTGCGCGGGCTGGACGGGGACCTGCGGCCGTCCGACCTGCACGATCTGGCCGGGATGCTGGGGATCGCCGTCGCGGCCGGCCGGTGA
- a CDS encoding ABC transporter ATP-binding protein gives MKVAVRDLSVSYGDLDVLSGVSLDVVAGEFVAIVGPSGCGKSTLFGALAGILDGADVRGTVEVDDTAVRGAPFGLMPQQDLLFPWRSVLDNTTLGLEVAGVPRREARERARALFAPFGLAGFENARPGELSGGMRQRAALLRTVVGGHSALLLDEPLGALDAITRLETQEWLEDMRSRYGWTMLLITHDVREAAFLADRVLVFSPRPATVRTEVVVDLPRPRTRTVLTDPRLAAVEAELLDALRA, from the coding sequence GTGAAGGTGGCGGTGCGGGACCTGTCGGTGTCCTACGGCGACCTCGACGTGCTGTCGGGTGTCTCGCTGGACGTGGTCGCCGGGGAGTTCGTCGCGATCGTCGGGCCGTCCGGGTGCGGCAAGTCGACGCTGTTCGGGGCGCTGGCCGGGATCCTCGACGGGGCCGACGTGCGCGGCACCGTCGAGGTCGACGACACCGCCGTGCGCGGGGCGCCGTTCGGGCTGATGCCGCAGCAGGACCTGCTGTTCCCGTGGCGGTCCGTGCTGGACAACACCACGCTCGGGCTGGAGGTCGCCGGGGTGCCCCGGCGGGAGGCCCGCGAGCGCGCGCGGGCGCTGTTCGCACCGTTCGGCCTGGCCGGGTTCGAGAACGCCCGGCCGGGCGAGCTCTCCGGCGGGATGCGGCAGCGGGCGGCGCTGCTGCGGACCGTGGTCGGCGGGCACTCGGCGCTGCTGCTCGACGAGCCCCTCGGCGCGCTGGACGCCATCACCCGCCTGGAGACCCAGGAGTGGCTCGAGGACATGCGGTCCCGCTACGGCTGGACCATGCTGCTCATCACGCACGACGTCCGGGAGGCCGCGTTCCTCGCCGACCGGGTCCTGGTGTTCTCGCCGCGCCCGGCCACGGTGCGGACCGAGGTCGTCGTGGACCTGCCCCGCCCGCGGACGCGGACGGTGCTGACCGACCCGCGCCTGGCCGCCGTGGAGGCGGAGCTGCTGGACGCGCTGCGGGCCTGA
- a CDS encoding DEAD/DEAH box helicase yields the protein MSQAQLVSPETRPLRAWQRSALARYLATAPRDFLAVATPGAGKTTFALRVAAELLRDRVIDAVTVVTPTEHLKYQWAASAASAGIAIDPEFRNATGGTSRDYQGIAVTYAGVAAHPMLHRNRTENRRMLVILDEIHHAGDAKSWGDAVYEAFEPATRRLALTGTPFRSDDNPIPFVEYVPDVDGAPRSRADHQYGYAEALADNVVRPVVFLAYSGTSNWRTSAGEEISARLGEPLTREQTAMAWRTALDPSGDWIPSVLAAADRRLQSHRDGGMPDAGGLVIASDQTTARAYAAILQRITGDRPAVVLSDEAGASDRIAEFAESRERWMVAVRMVSEGVDVPRLAVGVYATSASTPLFFAQAIGRFVRSRRPGETASVFLPSVPVLLGLASELEAQRDHVLGKPQRPEETWNDAELVEANKVKDEPGEQEKAFTSLGADAELDQLIYEGATYSADEEDYLGLPGLLEPEQVRTLLSKRQAEWIEKGSPRTGAQARATPATEPTPPPPSQRGTVSVRERLQTLRKELNTLVALHNHKTRKPHGAIHNELRKACGGPPVAMATIEQLEERIATLRSWR from the coding sequence GTGTCGCAAGCCCAGCTCGTGTCGCCGGAGACCCGCCCGCTGCGCGCCTGGCAGCGCAGCGCGCTCGCCCGCTACCTCGCCACCGCGCCGCGGGACTTCCTCGCCGTCGCGACCCCCGGCGCGGGAAAGACGACCTTCGCGCTGCGGGTCGCCGCGGAGCTGCTGCGCGACCGGGTGATCGACGCGGTGACGGTCGTCACCCCGACCGAGCACCTGAAGTACCAGTGGGCCGCGTCCGCCGCCTCCGCCGGGATCGCGATCGACCCGGAGTTCCGCAACGCCACCGGCGGGACGTCGCGCGACTACCAGGGCATCGCCGTCACCTACGCCGGGGTCGCGGCGCACCCGATGTTGCACCGCAACCGCACCGAGAACCGGCGGATGCTGGTCATCCTCGACGAGATCCACCACGCCGGTGACGCGAAGTCCTGGGGCGATGCCGTCTACGAGGCGTTCGAGCCGGCCACCCGGCGGCTCGCGCTGACCGGTACCCCGTTCCGGTCCGACGACAACCCGATCCCGTTCGTCGAGTACGTCCCGGACGTCGACGGCGCCCCGCGCAGCCGCGCCGACCACCAGTACGGCTACGCCGAGGCGCTCGCCGACAACGTCGTGCGGCCGGTGGTGTTCCTGGCCTACTCCGGCACCTCCAACTGGCGGACCAGCGCCGGTGAGGAGATCTCGGCGCGCCTCGGCGAGCCGCTGACCCGCGAGCAGACGGCGATGGCCTGGCGGACCGCGCTCGACCCGTCCGGCGACTGGATCCCGTCCGTGCTCGCCGCCGCCGACCGGCGGCTGCAGAGCCACCGCGACGGCGGCATGCCGGACGCCGGCGGCCTGGTGATCGCCTCCGACCAGACGACCGCGCGGGCGTACGCGGCGATCCTGCAGAGGATCACCGGGGACCGGCCCGCGGTCGTGCTCTCCGACGAGGCGGGCGCCTCGGACCGGATCGCCGAGTTCGCCGAGTCCCGGGAGCGGTGGATGGTCGCGGTGCGGATGGTGTCCGAGGGCGTCGACGTGCCGCGGCTGGCGGTCGGGGTGTACGCGACGTCGGCGTCGACCCCGCTGTTCTTCGCCCAGGCCATCGGCCGGTTCGTGCGGTCGAGGCGGCCCGGCGAGACGGCCTCGGTGTTCCTCCCCAGCGTGCCGGTCCTGCTCGGGCTGGCCAGCGAGCTGGAGGCGCAGCGCGACCACGTCCTCGGCAAGCCGCAGCGCCCCGAGGAGACCTGGAACGACGCCGAGCTCGTCGAGGCCAACAAGGTCAAGGACGAACCGGGCGAGCAGGAGAAGGCGTTCACCTCGCTGGGCGCCGACGCCGAGCTCGACCAGCTGATCTACGAGGGCGCGACCTACTCCGCCGACGAGGAGGACTACCTCGGGCTGCCCGGGCTGCTCGAACCCGAGCAGGTGCGGACGCTGCTGTCGAAGCGGCAGGCCGAGTGGATCGAGAAGGGCTCGCCGCGCACCGGGGCCCAGGCCCGCGCGACGCCGGCGACCGAGCCGACGCCCCCGCCGCCGTCGCAGCGGGGCACGGTGAGCGTCCGGGAGCGGCTGCAGACGCTGCGCAAGGAGCTGAACACGCTGGTCGCGCTGCACAACCACAAGACCCGCAAGCCGCACGGCGCGATCCACAACGAGCTCCGCAAGGCGTGCGGCGGGCCGCCGGTCGCGATGGCGACCATCGAGCAGCTCGAGGAGCGGATCGCGACCCTGCGCTCCTGGCGCTGA
- a CDS encoding EamA family transporter produces MTQVSARPIGDRIPAPLLFLAGGTTMYVGAALAVGLFDRLAPSAVAELRLIGAALVLLAWRRPGRDAWRGVRLVRAGLFGLATALMNVAYYEAIARLPLGTAVAIEFTGPVLVAALASRRFRDVGAVVLAAAGVLLIADVRWSGSPSGVLWALGAAAMWAAYVLLGKRVARAGNGIDDLATGFAVAAVLLAPLLLAGGARSDTAFGVANLAPLADPRVLALSVGLGVLSSVVPYVLDQVVLRRVGQARFAVLLALLPATATLIGLVLLSQLPGALEALGILLVIAAVALRSRDGDEPVPEPAGDRVRTGDTGPLPG; encoded by the coding sequence GTGACCCAGGTGAGCGCTCGGCCGATCGGAGACCGGATACCCGCTCCGCTCCTCTTCCTGGCGGGCGGGACCACGATGTACGTCGGTGCGGCACTCGCCGTAGGCCTGTTCGACCGCTTGGCGCCGTCCGCGGTGGCCGAGCTGCGGCTGATCGGAGCAGCGCTGGTCCTGCTGGCCTGGCGGCGCCCCGGCCGGGACGCCTGGCGCGGTGTCCGGCTGGTCCGGGCCGGCCTGTTCGGGCTGGCCACGGCGCTGATGAACGTCGCCTACTACGAGGCGATCGCCCGGCTCCCGCTCGGCACCGCGGTGGCGATCGAGTTCACCGGCCCGGTGCTGGTCGCGGCCCTGGCCTCGCGCCGGTTCCGGGACGTCGGGGCGGTCGTGCTGGCCGCTGCGGGCGTGCTGCTGATCGCCGACGTCCGCTGGTCCGGCAGCCCGTCCGGTGTGCTGTGGGCGCTCGGCGCGGCCGCGATGTGGGCGGCCTACGTCCTGTTGGGCAAGCGGGTCGCGCGGGCCGGCAACGGGATCGACGACCTGGCGACCGGGTTCGCGGTCGCGGCCGTGCTGCTGGCGCCGCTGCTGCTCGCCGGCGGCGCCCGGTCGGACACCGCGTTCGGTGTGGCGAACCTCGCACCGCTCGCCGATCCGCGGGTGCTCGCCCTGTCCGTCGGGCTGGGGGTGCTGTCGTCGGTCGTGCCGTACGTCCTGGACCAGGTCGTGCTGCGCCGGGTCGGGCAGGCCCGGTTCGCCGTGCTGCTGGCGCTGCTGCCGGCGACGGCGACCCTGATCGGGCTCGTGCTGCTCTCCCAGCTGCCGGGCGCGCTGGAGGCCCTCGGCATCCTGTTGGTGATCGCGGCCGTGGCGCTGCGGTCCCGGGACGGCGACGAGCCCGTCCCGGAGCCGGCGGGCGACCGGGTGCGGACCGGCGACACCGGCCCCCTCCCGGGCTGA